Within Candidatus Auribacterota bacterium, the genomic segment GAAACACGTGAGGAGAGACAATGGCACGATCGTTAAAAAAGGGTGCGTTCGTGGACGAGAAGCTGCTCGGCAAGATCGAGCGCCTCAATCGGCTGAATGAACGGCGGCCGGTCAAGACATGGGCGCGGAGGAGCATGATTGTACCTGACTTCGTTGGACACACGTTCTCGGTGCACAACGGGAGGAAATTTATACCTGTGTTTGTCACGGAGAGCATGGTCGGGCACAGGCTCGGTGAATTCTCCCCCACGCGCACGTTCAGAAAGCATGGCTTTCACACGGAGAAGGCGGTCGCCGTTAAATAGCGTCATTCGTATATCGTATCTCGTCGTTCGCAAACCATAAAGTACGAGATACGAGATACGAAATACGGAATATATATAATGAAAGAATCACGGGCAGTCGGTAATTACATACGGGTGGCGCCGCGCAAGGCGCGCCTGGTGGTTGATCTCATCCGCGGCAGGAGTGTCACCGACGCGCTGAACACGCTGGGCCTCTGCCGCAAGAGGGCGGCTCACACGGTGAGGAAAATCCTCGTATCGGCCATGGCGAATGCCGCGGCGAAAGATACGCCTGAGAGATTCGTGGTGAGGGAGGCCTTTGTTGATGAGGGGCCGACGCTCAAGAGACATATGCCCCGCGCGATGGGGCGGGCAACAATAATCAGGAAGCGGATGAGCCGTATCACCATCGTCATCGAGGAGCAGGAGGAGAAGGCGAAGCCGCTCCCTCAGAAGAAAAGCGGGCGACAGAGAGCGAATATAAAATAACAAATACCAAATGACAAATTAATGACAAATACCAAAGGACAAATGTCAAAACATATGAGGTTTTGTCATTCGAATTTTGCCTGCCCGCCGTACTGAGTACCTCAGTACTCTGGGAGGCGGGTCATTTGTCATTACTAACGAAGGGGAGGTACGCATTGGGTCAGAAAGTAAATCCGATCGGCTTGCGGCTTGGCATTAATCAAGAGTGGCGGTCGAAGTGGTATGCCGGCAAACGCGAGTTTGGCACGCTCCTCAACGAGGATATCAAGATACGGAACCATATCAAGGAGCGGCTCAGTCTCGCCGGTGTCGCGCGCATTTGCATTGAGCGATACGGGAAGAAGGTCAGGATCACTATATGGAGCGCGAGGCCGGGAATTGTGATCGGCAGAAAGGGCTCAGAGATCGACAAGCTCCGGGACGATCTCGAGAAACTGTCCGGCCGGGAGATCGTACTGGACGTGACCGAGATAAAGAAACCGGAGCTCGAGGCGCAGCTCGTCGCGGAGAACGTGGCGCTCCAACTGCTGAAAAGGGTCTCTTTCCGCAGGGCGATGAAGCGGGCGGTGTCGCTCACAATGGATGCGGGCGCCCAGGGGATTAAGATCAATTGCGCCGGCCGCCTCGGCGGGGCTGAGATCGCCAGATCCGAGGGGTACCGGGAGGGGAAGATACCGTTGCACACCCTGCGCGCCATCATTGATTATGGTTTCGCCGAGGCGCACACGCCCTACGGGCAGATCGGCGTCAAGGCGTGGATTTATAAGGGTGAAAAGGCGCCGGCGAGGGAGGTGACTGGACATGGTGCTCCAGCCCAAAAAGAGTAAGTTCAGAAAAGCCCAGCGGGGTACGATGAAGGGGCACGCGACGAGGGGGGCCACGGTTGCCTTCGGCGAATACGGCCTCCAGTCGCTCGAGAGCGCGTGGATTACCACCACGCAGATCGAGGCGGCGAGGGTTGCCATCACACGGCACATGAAACGCCATGGGAAGGTCTGGATACGGATATTCCCGGATAAGCCAGTGACCAAAAAGCCGGCGGAGACCAGGATGGGGAAGGGCAAGGGGCCGCCCGAGACCTGGGTGGCGGTGGTGAGGAGGGGGAGGATCATCTTCGAAATAGACGGAATCACTGAGGGCATGGCTCAGGAGACGATGAGCCGGGCGGCGGCAAAGCTGGGGATCAGGACGCGATTTGTGTCGCGGGGCGGGACACCATAATTCGTCGTTCGTCATTCGTATTTCGTTGTTCGTAAATCGTACTTCGTTGCGATATACGAAATACGAGATACAAACGACGATGTACGACTAGTGAGGTAGCGGTGAAGGCGAAGGAAATGAGGGACAAAACGTCGGAGGAGTTGAATCATCTTCTCGCCGCCTGGCGTGAGGAGTTGTTCAACCTCAATGTGCGGGCGATGACCGGACAGATGAAGCAGTACAGCAGGGTGAGAGAGATAAAGAAGGATATCGCCCGGGTTCTCACGATTGTGAGGGGAACGCGTACGGCGAGCCCGGTTCGCGACAAGGAGAGCACGGCATCATGACCATTCAGGCGAGGGGCAAGAAAAAGGTGCGCGTCGGCACGGTGGTGGCCGACAAGATGAAGAAGACGCTCGTGGTGGATGTGGAACGCGCCTACCGGCACCGGTTCTATGACAAGGTCGTTCGAGCGGTTTCCAGGTGCTATGTTCACGACGAGCGCGGGGAGGCGCATCCGGGCGATATCGTGCGCATCATGGAGTGCAGGCCGTTGAGCAGGCTCAAGCGGTGGAGACTGGTTGAAATTGTGAAAAAGGGCAAAGGCATCGAAGCGCCGGGGAGAAGCGAGGAAGAGATACGCGAGCTGCAGGAAGAGATACGGGGGGTGTCAGCAGAAGCCCCCCCTGCGGTTGAGCGCGCAGGCGTGGCGGAAGAATCAGCTGACACATCACAGACTGGGAGGGAGTAGAACTTCAAACTTCAAAATCCAAAATCAAAAACAACTGCAAAATCCCAAATCCAATAAAAGCCGGCGAGCGTAGGGCATGGTGATTGGGATTTTGGATTTGTTTTGAAGTTGGAAGTTCGAGGTCTAGGGAGCGAGTTCATGATACAGCTTCGTACACGGTGTGATGTCGCCGATAATACCGGTGCGCGCCTCATCGCGTGCGTGAAGGTGCTGGGTGGTACGAGAAGGCGCTACGCGCACATAGGGGATGTCATCATTGCGTCCGTCAAGGAAGCTTCCCCGGACGGGATAATCAAAAAGGGTGAGGTTGTCCGTGGCGTGATCGTGAGAACCCGACAGCCAATCCGCCGTGAGGATGGTTCGCTGCTCAGATTCGATACGAACGCGGTGGTCATCATCGACGACCAGAACAACCCGAAAGGGACGAGAATATTCGGTCCGGTCGCCAGGGAGCTGAGGGATAAGAACTTTATGAAAATCATATCGCTCGCCCCGGAGGTCATTTAAGTAGTTAGTAGTCAGTAGCTAGTAGTTAGGAAGTAAGGATACAAGCATGCAGATAAAGATGCGGGTAAGAAAAGACGACCTCGTCATCGCCACCGCGGGGAAGGAGCGTTTTTCAAAGAAGACGGGGAGGGTGTTGAAGGTATTCCCCCAGCGGGGCAGGGTGATCGTTGAGGGCTTCAGCCTCTCGAAGAGGCACATGCGCCCCACCCAGAAGAATCCGAAGGGGGGTATTGTTCAGAAGGAGCGTTCCATCCGCGTCTCCAATATCATGCTATACTGCTCCAAGTGCCAGCGGGGAGTTCGAGTCGGGAATAGAGTGCTCGCCGACGGCACCAGGGTGAGATACTGCAGGAAGTGCGGAGAGGTTGTAGGGAAGACATGATAAATCACAGATCCCAAATCCAAAATCCCAATAACGTTTTCCAACGCCCCATTTACCCCTTCACTTTGGGATTTGGGATTTGGGATTTGTGATTTAATGGAGTGCGTTATGGTCAGATTGCTTGACAAGTACAGGACTGAAATCGTGCCCGCAATGATGAAGCAGTTCGGGTACAAAAATAAGCTTCAGGTGCCGCGGCTCAAGAAGATTGTCATCAATATGGGCGTGGGCGAGGCTACCCAGGACACGAAGATACTCGATGACGCAGCGGCGGATCTCGCGCTCATTGCGGGACAGCGGCCGGTGTTGACGAGGTCGAGGAAGAGCATCTCGAACTTCAAACTGCGCGCGGGCGCCACGGTCGGCTGCAAGGCGACGCTCAGGGGAAAGATCATGTACGAGTTCCTTGATCGCCTGGTGAGCGTGGCGCTGCCGCGGATAAGGGATTTCAGGGGCGCGCCCCTCACGTCATTCGATGGGCGTGGCAACTACACGCTCGGACTCTCCGAACAGGTTGTGTTCCCCGAACTTGAACTGGACAAGGTGAAGCGAGTGCAGGGAATGGATATCGTGGTGGTCACCTCCTCAAGGACTGATGAGGAGGCGAAGACATTGCTTCAGCTCATGGGCGTGCCGTTTGCCAAGAAGTAATGTTTTATCACGGAGGACACGGAGATAATGCGGAGGAAAAAGAAATTTACTTTTTCTCTGCGCTCTCTGTGGCTATGTTGATGAGGAATGTATGGCGAAGACCTGTTTGATAGTGAAGTCCCAGCGGAAGCCCAAGTTTAAGGTCCGCCACTATCACCGCTGCAGGAAGTGCGGGCGCTCGGGCGGCTACCTGCGCAAGTTCCAATTGTGCAGGATATGCTTCCGGATGCTCGCCTCGAGAGGCGAAATTCCGGGGGTGGTGAAGGCGAGCTGGTAGTTACTACGGTTAATGTCTAGGAATTTCAATGTTTTAACCACTGAGGACACTGAATTCACTGAAAACCGCAGAATAGACGATATTTTCAGTGTTCTCAGTATATTCAGTGTCTTCAGTGGTATAAATATAAAGCCCAAGGTGTAAAGTGTAACGCATTGAGCCGGATAGCTGCATCTCGGCAACTGAGGCCATCAGAGATGAAGAACGAGGATAATTGTTATGACAATGACTGATCCGATCGCGGATATGCTCACGAGGATAAGGAATGCGAATAGATCGCGAAGCGAATATGTGGATATTCCAAAATCAAAGCTCAAGCTCGAGCTCGTCAGGATTCTCAAGAGCGAGGGGTTCATAGAAGACTTTAAAATGATGGACGCCGAGTCTCAGGGGTTCATACGGGTTTTTCTCAAGTACACCAAGGGCGGCGAACAGGTGATCCGCGGCATTAAGCGGGCGAGCACGCCCGGCCGCAGGCACTACGTTGGGGTCGAGGAGATTCCCCGGCCGTTCGGGGGATTGGGGGTTGCCATCCTCTCCACCTCCAAGGGGATCATGAACAACACTCAGTCGAAGGCCCAGGGGCTCGGCGGTGAGGTGATCTGTTACATTTGGTGAAAATTTTTCAGCACGGAGACACAGAGGACACGGAGGAGAGGTACAGCGGAAAGTGTAAAGTCTAAAGTTAAGAGTAGTAGGGTGCTGAAGTGAGGGTCCCTTACACTTTGTGCTTTCAATTTAAAGCTGTTTTGAGCTCCGTGCCTCCGTGGTTAAAACGAAGGGATCATGCAATGTCACGGGTAGGAAAGAAGCCGGTCGACGTGGTCGCGGGTGTTCAGGCCACGGGCGAAGCCGGTCGCCTCACGGTGAAAGGTCCCCGGGGTGAACTCAGTCTGAAGCTGCCCCTTGGCATCTCCGTGAGGCAGGAGGGGCAGCAGCTCCTGGTGGAGTGCGCGCCGGATACCAAGAAAGGCGGCGCGCTGCACGGGGTCACGCGCACCCTCATCGCCAATATGGTGAGAGGTGTCTCCGAGGGCTACGAGAAGGCGCTCCAGATTGTGGGTGTGGGATACAAGGCAAAAGTCGAGGGGCAGAAGCTCGTGATACAGCTCGGCTTTTCGCACCCCATCAATTACGATATCCCTCCAACCATCAAGATAAGCATCGGGAAGGAGAATACCCTGACGATTTCGGGCTGTGATAAGCAGCTCGTGGGAAAGGTGGCAGCGGAGATTCGAGGTTTCTATCCCCCCGAGCCTTACAAGGGCAAGGGGATTCGATATAAGGACGAGTTGGTGCGCCGCAAGGCAGGGAAGGCCGTCGCGACCACTGCGGCCACCTGAGCGGGTGAGAGAATCGGTTGCAGGGCGCTCGATTCTGGTTTCTTGACCAGCGGACAGGCGGGCTACAGGGCGCACCGGCAACCGGGAACATGGGGCTGGAGTCACGATGAGAGGGATTGACAAGACACGCTGGAGAAGGAAGATGCGCGTGCGCAAGAAGATTCAGGGCACGGCCGCCCGGCCGAGGCTGTGTGTGTCCCGTAGCAACATGCACATCTACGCGCAGTTGATTGATGACGCGAGCGGCAAAACACTCGCCGCCGTTTCAACCCTTTCGCCGATCTACCGGGAGAAGTCATCCGCCAAGGGGAAGAAAGAGGCGGCCAAGGTCGTCGGCGGCCTCATTGCTGAGATGGCGAAGGCAAAGGGAATCGAGCGTGTAGTTTTTGACAGGAACCGGCACCGCTACCACGGGCGTGTGAAGGCCGTGGCCGAGGGTGCGCGAGAAGGGGCGCTGAAATTTTAAATTGTAAATTTAAAATTTCCAATTTACAATTTTAAATTTTTCGGGGAAGGAGGAGCAGGTGGCGCTGGAAAGGAAAATGTCAGGGACTCCGGGAATCGAGGAGAAGGTGGTGAGCATCAACCGCTGCGCGAAGGTGGTGAAGGGCGGTCGCCGCTTCAGCTTTAGCGCGCTGGTGGTGAGCGGAGACAGGAATGGGCGCGTCGGCTACGGTTTTGGGAAGGCGAACGAGATCGCTGATGCGATCAGAAAGGCTTCCGAAGCTGCCAGGAGACAATCGCTCTTCGTGCCGAGGCGGAATACCACGATACCTCATGAGACCATGGGGGCCTTTGGCGGCGCGCGGGTCTTGCTGAAGCCAGCCGCTCCCGGCACGGGTATTATCGCCGGCGGGGGGACACGGGTGGTCCTGGATCTCGCGGGGGTGAAGGATATACTGGCGAAATCGCTTAAATCAAAGAACCCCGTCAATGTGGTGAAGGCCACCTTTGACGCGCTTCAGCAATTGCGCACCAGGGAACAACTGATGCAGGCGAGAGGGGTAGACTGACGTGAGATTGGATCAGATAAGCAACAACCCGCACGCGCGCAAGGGCAGGAAGCGCATTGGCCGTGGTCCGGGCTCCGGACACGGGAAGACGAGCTGCCGGGGGCACAAGGGGCAGAAGGCCCGCTCGGGGGTGAGTATCCGTCCCGGGTTCGAGGGCGGTCAGATGCCGCTGATACGCAGGCTGCCCAAACGCGGTTTTCGGAGCCCCTCTCGGCTTCGCCAGGGCATCGTGAACGTGGAGTCGCTCAACATCTTCGACGAGGGGAGCGTGGTTGATCCCAAGGCCCTGGCGGCGCGAGGGATTGTGAAGGGGCACCTGGACGAGATCAAGATCCTTGGGAAGGGCGAACTCAAGAAGAGACTCGAGGTGGTCGCGCACGCGTTTAGCGCCTCTGCCCGGATAAAGATCGAGGCCGCGAAGGGCGCGGCAAAGATCGTGACCCGTACCTGCACGCCGGAGTGCGTGCCTGCGCGTAGCCGAGACAACGCTTCGGCGAGGGCAGGCGTTTCGGCACGCAGGCGTGACTCGGGGCTCGTGACCCGTCAAGCGGAGCAGCCCGAGATACGAACCACGAATCACGATTCACGAGTTGAGCGAACGAAGTGAGCCAGAGATGATATCGGCGTTCAGGAATATGTTCAGGATCGGCGAACTGCGCAGCCGTATTCTCTTCACGCTCGCCCTGATCATCGTGTACAGGCTCGGTGCCTATGTCCCGACCCCCGGTGTCGATGCGAAGGCCCTCAGTATGTTCTTCGCGGAACTGCAGCGCACGCAGGGCACGGGGGGGAACCTCTTCGGCCTCATGAATATGTTCTCAGGGGGAGCCCTGAGCCAGTGCACGATCTTCGCGCTCGGGATCATGCCCTACATCAGTGCGTCCATCATTCTCCAGCTGCTCACCGCGGTGGTCCCCTCGCTCGAGCGGATGGCGAAGGAGGGGGAGGTGGGGAGGAGAAAAATAAATCAGTACACCCGCTACGGGACGGTGCTCCTCTGTCTCTTCCAGGCGGGTATGATCAGCCGATTCCTCGAGAACCCTGCGAGCTTCGGAGGGAGGGTGATCATTCCTCACCCGGGCTGGGCGACCCGACTCATGATCATGATGACCATCACGACGGGGACGGTGTTCATCATGTGGCTGGGTGAGCAGATCACCGAGAATGGGATCGGGAATGGTATTTCGCTGATCATCACGGCGGGGATAATCTCCCGCTTGCCGAACGCGATTTATGAAGTCTATGAACTCGCCCGGACGGGCAATATCCGCCCCTATGCGGTCGTCGGCATGGCGGTGCTCGCGGCGCTGGTGGTGGCGGCGGTGGTACTGGTCACTGAGGGCCAGCGGCGGATACCCATCCAGAGGCCGAAGCAGATCCGCGGCAGGAAAATTTACAGCGCTCAGAGCACGTATATTCCGCTTCGGGTAAACCAGGCGGGAGTAATCCCGATCATTTTTGCCTCTTCGATCCTCCTCTTCCCCGCGACCGTCGGGGGCTTTGTGCAGACCGAGTGGCTCAAGACGGCGATGGGCATGCTTCGCCCCGGGGCGTTTCTGTACACCCTGCTGGAGGTGGTGCTGATTGTTTTCTTCTGCTACTTTTACACGGCGATCACCTTCAACCCGATTGACCTGGCGGACAATATGAAAAAGAGCGGCGCATTTGTGCCCGGCATCAGGCCCGGCAAGCCCACGGCGGAATTCTTTGAGAGGACCATGAACCGCATCACGCTCCCCGGGGCCATATTCCTCGCGGCGATCGCCGTGTCGCCCAGTGTGATTGCCGGGTACATGAATATCAGCTACACCATCTCCCAATTTTTTGGAGGCACGGGGCTGCTGATTATTGTCGGCGTCATGCTGGACACGATGCGGCAGGTCGAATCCCACCTCGTGATGAGGCACTACGATGGTTTCATGCGAAAGGGAAAGATACGAGGAAGGTAAATTCAGTAGCGAGTAGTAAGTAGCCGGTAGTCAGGGAACTTATAAGTTCTATTTCTTCCCTAACTACTAACTACTAGCTACTGGCTACTCGTTGCCGTCTATATGAGATTGATATTGCTGGGCCCGCCCGGCGCGGGTAAGGGATCACAGGCGAAGGTGCTGTGCGCAAAATTCGGGATCCCGCACATTTCGACGGGGGATATGTTTCGCGAGGCGTACACACAGGGCACCACGCTGGGGCGCATGGCGCACGACAACTACTGGGGAAAGGGTGAGCTTGTGCCTGACGATATCACCGTGGGGCTGGTGCGGGAGCGGATTGCGCGGGACGATTGTCGCGCGCGTGGGTTTCTCCTCGACGGCTTCCCGAGGACCCTCCCCCAGGCGGAAAAACTGGATCAGCTCCTCAATGAGTTGAATCAGTCGCTTGATAAGGTCATTTACATGAAGACCTCCCAGGAGGTGATCCTCCAGCGGCTCGGCGGCAGGAGGGTCTGCAAGTCGTGCGGAGCAAACTACCACGTCGTGAACATGCCGCCAAGGATCGAGGGCGCGTGCGATGCCTGCGGCGGGAATCTGTACCAGAGGCCTGATGACGCTGAGGATACGGTCCTGAACCGCCTCGGGGTGTACGAGGCGCAGACCGCGCCGCTCATAAAGTATTATAAAAACCAGGAGCTTTTGGCCACCGTCAACAGCGATACCCCGGTGCAGGGGACGTACGCTCAGGTTCTCACGGTGATGAATCAACAATGATCATCATAAAATCCGCGAATGAAATAGGGAAAATGCGCGTGAGCAGCCGCATCGCCGCGGAGGTCATGGGCATACTGGAGAAAATGGTCGCGCCTGGGGTGCGCACGGTGGAGCTCGACCGGGTGGCTGCCAGGCTCATTCAGGAGCGCGGCGGCCGCTCAGCCTTTAAGGGGTACCGGGGTTATCCCGCGCACGTATGCATTTCTGTGAATGAGGAAGTGGTGCATGGGATCCCCGGCGAGAGGGTTCTGGAAGCGGGCGATATCGTGAGCGTTGACGTGGGGGTGGAGCACGACGGCTATTGCGGCGATATGGCGCGTACCTTCACGGTGGGGGAAGTGAACGGCACGAAGGCCCGCCTCGTGGAGGTGACGCGGCTCGCAGTTGAGGACGCGGTGGGCATGGCGCGGTCTGGCGGCAGGCTCTTCGATATCTCTCGCGCGATCGAGCGCCGCGCGACGTCGAGCGGGTTCTCGGTGGTCCGTGACTATGTGGGGCACGGTATCGGTGCAACGCTCCACGAGGATCCGCAGATCCCCAATTTTGGCAAGCCGCATACCGGGCCGAAGCTCAAATCAGGCATGACGTTTGCGGTGGAGGCGATGATCAATGCGGGAACCTATGCCGTAAGGGTGCTGCCGGATGGCTGGACAGTCATCACGCAGGACAGGAAAGCATCCGCCCACTTCGAGGACACTATTGTCATCACGGGGGACGGCCCTGAGGTTTTGACATGCCAAAAAAGGAAGATGCCATAAGGGTTGAGGGGATCGTTGTGGAGGTTCTGCCCAACACGATGTTCAGGGTGGATCTGCCGAATGGTCATCGCGTGCTCGCGCACATATCGGGGAAGATGAGGATGCACTTCATACGCATCCTCCCCGGGGATAAGGTGTTGCTTGAGATGTCGCCGTATGATCTCACGAAGGCGAGGATCGTGTACCGCGTCAAGTGAGCGGGCGCCTGGCGCGACCCGCGGCTCATCCGCACAAATGAAGGGCTGGAGCGGGAGATGAAAGTAAAAGCATCGGTCAAGAGAATCTGTGAAAAGTGCAAGATCGTGCGCCGCAAGGGAGTGGTGCGGGTCATCTGTACGAACCCGAGACACAAGCAGCGGCAGGGCTAACTACAGCCCAAAGTTAAAAGTGTAAAGCGTAAAGAAAAAAGAGATAGAAGGAGTAGCGTTATGCCGAGAATTGTGGGTATTGATATACCGAAGGAAAAAAGGATCGAGGTGGCCTTGAGGTACATCTATGGGATCGGCCCCACGAAGGCGTCCCAGGTGTGCACTCAGGCGAGCGTGAATCCGGATACCAGGGCGAAGGATCTGACGGAGGAGGAGATTGCCAAGATCACCTCCGTGATTCAGAGCAGCTGCATGGTCGAGGGCGACCTGCGCAGGGAGGTGGCGCAGAATATCAAACGGCTCATGAGCATCGGGTGCTACCGGGGGATACGGCACAGACGCGGCCTGCCGGTGCGCGGCCAGCGGACGAGCACGAACGCGCGCACGCGGAAGGGGCCCCGGAAGACAGTCGGCGTGAAGCGCAAGGCGTCAATGAAAAAACAGGGCGGGACTGAATAATCCCGCTGCGCGCCCGTTGCACTGAAGAGGCGCGGGGGCGTTGCGTGCACCGATCGGGCGGGTCGCGAGGTCGCCATGAGCGGGGTCCGCAGCATCAGTGAGTCAGTCAGTCCGGCAAAGGAGAGAAAATGGCGGAGGACAAAGAGCAGAAGCCGCAACGAGTGGTCAAGAAAAGGGTTGCGAGGTGCGGCCCCAGGGGGATCGCGCACGTCATGGCGACCTTTAACAATACGATTGTCAGCATCGCGGACGCAAAGGGCAATGTGGTGGTGTGGGCGAGCGCGGGTTCCTCAGGGTTCAAGGGGGCGCGGAAGAGCACTGCCTTTGCCGCCACGGTGGTGGCGAGCAACTGCGGCAAGCGCGCGCTCGCACAGGGGATGCGGGAAATCGAAGTCAATGTCAAGGGGCCTGGCGCGGGGCGGGAATCGGCGGTGAGGGCTCTCCAGGCTGCCGGACTCCAGATCACGGCTATCCGCGACGTCACCCCCATACCGCACAATGGGTGCCGGCCGCCGAAGAGGCGGCGTGTATAGCAGTAGCGCACCCTTGGGGGGGAGCTATCGAGCTATCCCTTCGGCTACGCTCAGGGCAAGCTCGCAATCGAGCTATCGAGTACTAAAGATATCAAGTGATCAGGCTATCGAGATATCAATGAATAAAGGGAGGTAAGTAAATATATGGCAAGGTACACAGGACCCGTGTGCAGGCTCTGTCGGCAGGAGGGAATGAAGCTCTTCCTCAAGGGCACCCGCTGCGAAATGGCCAAATGCGCAATAGAGCGCGGCAAACCTGCTCCGGGCATGCACGGGGCGAAGAGGCGCAAGCTCTCTTCCTACGGGGAACAGTTGCGCGAGAAGCAGAGGCTGCGCCGCTCATATGGCATTCTCGAGGAGCAATTCAGGATCCTGTTCAACAGGGCGCAGAAAAAGAAGGGGATCACCGGAGACAATCTGCTCAAGCTCCTGGAGACGAGGCTGGACAATGTGGTATTCCGGCTCGGGTTTGCCGTCTCGCGCGCGCAGGCCCGGCAGCTGGTGCGGCATGGCCATTTTCGCATCAAGAACCACACGGTTGATATCCCCTCATACCAGGTGAGGGCGGGCGAGATCATAGAGGTAAAGCCAAAGGAGCGCTGCCGCAAGATAATCATGAAGAGTATCGAGGTCACTGAGAAGAGGGATGTCCCGGCGTGGCTCTCGGTGAATCGGCAGGATCTGAAGGGGGAGGTCCTCAGGTCTCCGGAGAGAGCAGATATTACCGTGCCGGTCAATGAGCAGCTCGTGGTAGAGCTCTATTCGAAATAAGAGGGAGCGGCGCCGGGTGGGGCCCGGGGCAGTTCACTACATAAAAGAGAGGTGACAATCATGGTGATACGATTGGGAAGATTTGAAATGCCCAAGCGCTTGCTTGAGGAAGAGGGAAGTGCGACTGATACCTACGCGAAATTCATCGCTGAGCCGTTTGAGCGCGGCTATGGGCACACCCTCGGCAACGCGCTGAGGAGGGTGCTCCTGTCATCGCTCGAAGGCGCGGCGATCACTTCGGTCAGGATCAACGGGGTCCTGCATGAGTTTGATACCATCGATGGGATGGTTGAGGATGTCACTGAATTGATCCTGAACCTGAAACAGGTGCTCCTGGTATCGCACAGCAGGGAGCCGAAAAAGATCGAGCTCAAGGCGGACAAAAAGGGAGAGGTCACCGCGGCTGACATCACCACTGACGGGACCGTCGAGGTGGTCAACCCCGCGCACCACATCGCCCACCTCAGTAAAAAGGTGAAACTCGAGATCGAACTGGAGGTTGAAATCGGGAGGGGGTACCGGCCGTCGGAGGGGAACAAGAAAGAAGGGCAGCCGATAGGGATCATCCCGCTCGATTCCATATTCACCCCTGTCAAGAGGGTCGCCTATCACATTGAGGATACGCGCGTGGGCCAGATAACCGAGTTCGATAAGCTCATCCTCGAGATATGGACGGATGGCAGGGTGAAACCTGAGGATGCCCTCGTACAGGCCGCCTCGATTCTACGGGAACACATCGCCGTGTTCGTTGATTTTGACAAGCATCCGCTCGCGATAGGGGAGGAAGAGGAGGAGGAGAAAGAGAAGAAAAAGGGAGAAGATATGGATCGCCTTCTCGACATGAGCATCAACGAGATCGAGCTGTCCGTCCGCGCCGCGAACTGCATCACTGCCGCGAACATCAAGACGATCGGTGACCTGGTGCAGAATACGGAGGCGGAAATGCTGAAATACAGGAACTTCGGGAAAAAATCGCTCAATGAGATCAAGCAGATCCTGACGGGGATGGGGTTATCCCTTGGCATGAAGCCCCTGGAGAAGAAGGAACTGCCGGAGTAATATCGCAGTGGAACAGGGAGCGGGGAAGAACATATGAGGCACAGAAAAGAGTCGCTCAAGCTGAATCGGACTCCCGCGCACATGCGCGCCATGCTCGCCAACGCGGTCTCCAGCCTCATCAAGCTGGAGCGGTTGCAGACGACGGAAGGCCGCGCCCGCGCGGTGTGCCGGCTCACGGAGAAGATGGTGACGCTGG encodes:
- the rpsS gene encoding 30S ribosomal protein S19 is translated as MARSLKKGAFVDEKLLGKIERLNRLNERRPVKTWARRSMIVPDFVGHTFSVHNGRKFIPVFVTESMVGHRLGEFSPTRTFRKHGFHTEKAVAVK
- the rplV gene encoding 50S ribosomal protein L22, translating into MKESRAVGNYIRVAPRKARLVVDLIRGRSVTDALNTLGLCRKRAAHTVRKILVSAMANAAAKDTPERFVVREAFVDEGPTLKRHMPRAMGRATIIRKRMSRITIVIEEQEEKAKPLPQKKSGRQRANIK
- the rpsC gene encoding 30S ribosomal protein S3 gives rise to the protein MGQKVNPIGLRLGINQEWRSKWYAGKREFGTLLNEDIKIRNHIKERLSLAGVARICIERYGKKVRITIWSARPGIVIGRKGSEIDKLRDDLEKLSGREIVLDVTEIKKPELEAQLVAENVALQLLKRVSFRRAMKRAVSLTMDAGAQGIKINCAGRLGGAEIARSEGYREGKIPLHTLRAIIDYGFAEAHTPYGQIGVKAWIYKGEKAPAREVTGHGAPAQKE
- the rplP gene encoding 50S ribosomal protein L16, which translates into the protein MLQPKKSKFRKAQRGTMKGHATRGATVAFGEYGLQSLESAWITTTQIEAARVAITRHMKRHGKVWIRIFPDKPVTKKPAETRMGKGKGPPETWVAVVRRGRIIFEIDGITEGMAQETMSRAAAKLGIRTRFVSRGGTP
- the rpmC gene encoding 50S ribosomal protein L29; translation: MRDKTSEELNHLLAAWREELFNLNVRAMTGQMKQYSRVREIKKDIARVLTIVRGTRTASPVRDKESTAS
- the rplN gene encoding 50S ribosomal protein L14 is translated as MIQLRTRCDVADNTGARLIACVKVLGGTRRRYAHIGDVIIASVKEASPDGIIKKGEVVRGVIVRTRQPIRREDGSLLRFDTNAVVIIDDQNNPKGTRIFGPVARELRDKNFMKIISLAPEVI
- the rplX gene encoding 50S ribosomal protein L24, producing the protein MQIKMRVRKDDLVIATAGKERFSKKTGRVLKVFPQRGRVIVEGFSLSKRHMRPTQKNPKGGIVQKERSIRVSNIMLYCSKCQRGVRVGNRVLADGTRVRYCRKCGEVVGKT
- the rplE gene encoding 50S ribosomal protein L5, whose translation is MVRLLDKYRTEIVPAMMKQFGYKNKLQVPRLKKIVINMGVGEATQDTKILDDAAADLALIAGQRPVLTRSRKSISNFKLRAGATVGCKATLRGKIMYEFLDRLVSVALPRIRDFRGAPLTSFDGRGNYTLGLSEQVVFPELELDKVKRVQGMDIVVVTSSRTDEEAKTLLQLMGVPFAKK
- a CDS encoding type Z 30S ribosomal protein S14, producing MAKTCLIVKSQRKPKFKVRHYHRCRKCGRSGGYLRKFQLCRICFRMLASRGEIPGVVKASW
- the rpsH gene encoding 30S ribosomal protein S8, which gives rise to MTMTDPIADMLTRIRNANRSRSEYVDIPKSKLKLELVRILKSEGFIEDFKMMDAESQGFIRVFLKYTKGGEQVIRGIKRASTPGRRHYVGVEEIPRPFGGLGVAILSTSKGIMNNTQSKAQGLGGEVICYIW
- the rplF gene encoding 50S ribosomal protein L6, which produces MSRVGKKPVDVVAGVQATGEAGRLTVKGPRGELSLKLPLGISVRQEGQQLLVECAPDTKKGGALHGVTRTLIANMVRGVSEGYEKALQIVGVGYKAKVEGQKLVIQLGFSHPINYDIPPTIKISIGKENTLTISGCDKQLVGKVAAEIRGFYPPEPYKGKGIRYKDELVRRKAGKAVATTAAT
- the rplR gene encoding 50S ribosomal protein L18 → MRGIDKTRWRRKMRVRKKIQGTAARPRLCVSRSNMHIYAQLIDDASGKTLAAVSTLSPIYREKSSAKGKKEAAKVVGGLIAEMAKAKGIERVVFDRNRHRYHGRVKAVAEGAREGALKF